In Dama dama isolate Ldn47 chromosome 20, ASM3311817v1, whole genome shotgun sequence, a single window of DNA contains:
- the APCS gene encoding LOW QUALITY PROTEIN: serum amyloid P-component (The sequence of the model RefSeq protein was modified relative to this genomic sequence to represent the inferred CDS: inserted 2 bases in 1 codon), translated as MNKLMLWVSVLVILPEAFSQTDLRGKXFPRESSIDHVTLITKLEKPLKNFTLCLRAYSDLSRAHSLFSYSIYGKDNELLLFKNRIGEYSLYIGKAKVTVRASETFPSPVHICTSWESSTGIAEFWVNGKPLVKRGLKQGYSVGAHPKIVLGQEQDSYGGGFDKSQSFVGEIGDLYMWDSFLPPEEILLVYHGHPFINSTILNWQALKYETKGYVIIKPLVWG; from the exons ATGAACAAGCTGATGCTTTGGGTCTCTGTCCTCGTCATCCTCCCAGAAGCCTTTTCTCAGACAG ACCTCAGAGGGAA GTTCCCTAGAGAATCTTCCATTGACCACGTGACCCTGATCACAAAGCTGGAGAAACCTCTGAAGAACTTTACCTTGTGTCTCCGAGCCTATAGTGACCTCTCCCGGGCCCACAGCCTCTTCTCCTATAGCATCTACGGCAAGGATAATGagctactgctttttaaaaacaggattGGAGAGTACAGTCTATACATTGGGAAAGCCAAAGTTACTGTCAGAGCTTCCGAGACATTCCCCAGCCCAGTGCACATCTGTACCAGCTGGGAGTCTTCCACAGGCATCGCTGAATTCTGGGTCAACGGGAAGCCACTGGTGAAAAGGGGCCTGAAGCAGGGCTATTCTGTGGGAGCTCACCCCAAGATTGTCCTGGGGCAAGAGCAGGACTCCTATGGAGGAGGGTTTGATAAGAGCCAGTCCTTTGTGGGAGAGATTGGGGATTTATACATGTGGGACTCCTTCCTGCCGCCAGAAGAAATCCTACTTGTGTACCATGGTCACCCCTTCATCAATTCCACCATCCTGAACTGGCAGGCTTTGAAATATGAAACCAAAGGCTATGTTATTATCAAGCCCCTGGTGTGGGGCTGA